Within the Miscanthus floridulus cultivar M001 chromosome 2, ASM1932011v1, whole genome shotgun sequence genome, the region AAAAATCCTTTGTTTTGACTAGGATACAGAAAATAGGAGTGAAGCAGCTGCTTCCAGAACTTGGAGAAGCACTGAGGCAGGAGATCTAATCTCTCCAGTTTTCAAAACCAAGCTAATGGAACTTCAGTTGGAGTTAGCCAGATAATCTTCAAGAGTCCTGTTAATTTCCACCATACTATATGTCTAACTATAGATTCAGGACACTGGATAGTTCCCAGCTGATCTGGTTCTAGACTTCTCCACTTCTGGCTTATGAACCCTGCTTGTGTTATGGCCATGCCCACAATAATTCCAAATTCCAAGAAAATGCGATCACATAAATACCAAGAGCACACAAGTTGATAAACAAACACAAAACTCTTTGGAAGTTCACAAATAAAACAGTCCTCACTGAATGTCTCTTTTCAGTTTTTGTTCTGATTTGAGACACCCTGAAACAAGATTGTTGGCATTGATATTTGTTTAAAaaatacaaatataatttaagAATACATTCCTACAAGGATCCAGCCAGGGGCGGATTTGGGCCTGGGGCCGCTAGGGCCACGGCCCTAGGCGTGGCCCAAATTTTCCCTTTATAGTATAGGTATGTTTTCAGCCTGGCCCTAGTCGTTGGGCAGAATCCTTCACAACTCCGGCCCAGGAAAATCAGGCGAGCGCCTTCTCCCCTCGAACCCTACGACTCCGACTCGGCGACTCGCTCAGTCCGCCCGCTGCCCTGCTCCCGCCTCGGCGCCTCGCCGCCTCCCCTCGACCTCGACTCGCTCGTCTTGGTCTCGCCGTCGCCCGTCGCGGCGAGGCCCGACTGCCCCAGCCGGCCAGCCCCCAGCGGCAGTCCCCAACTCCCCATCCCCACTCCCTAGGCAGCTAGGCTGGGCGCCGCTGCTCTCGCTGTTCCCAGTCCCCAGCGGCAGTTCCCATCAGTCCATCACCACGGCCACTGGGCTGGGCGGCTGGGCGCCGCCGTCCTCCCCTGTCAGTCGCGCGGGGGCGGGAGTGTGGGACCAACGGCCGCCCACCGCCGCCAGCCGGCCAGCCTGGGCCTGGCGCGGTGGCGCACTGGCCGTGGCCATCCGCCTGTCCCGGAGTGGCGGCTAGGCCCTATGCGGTTGTGCTGCAGCGCCATCAGGAAGCAGCGGTAATATCAAAATCCCAATCCCAATTCTCAAATCAATCGTTCCGATCTAGAAATTCCATGAATTGATTTTGATTATGTCAATTTTTGTAGTCTGTAGAGTACTAGAGTTGCACAATGAAGAGAAGGACATTAAAATGTTTTTTTTCTCCTGCTCCTACACCAATTATACAACCAGTGTCACAAATCCAACCTTCTGCAGAAGTACGGTCCAAAGTAGTAGAAGGAACACAGACTTTCGAAGAACCAGTAGGAGTAGAAGAACCacctacagcagcagcagtagaagATCCACCTGGACCTAGCAATGCAAATGGTTTGCAAAATAATCCCCAACCCCAAGTTACTCGTAATGGCGAAGATATTGTTGCTGATCCTGGGCTTCGGATACCGATTGAGCAAATGGACCCAAACATAAGGGATGCAGTTAGAAGAGCTTATATTTCAAAGGGTCCGTGCCAACCAAAAGGTCATGCTTATCCAAAAAGAAAGATAGGCAATCGTAATAGATCATTTCAAGATGCATGGTTCAATCATGCATGGTTGGAGTATAGTTTTGTCAAAGACGCCGCATTTTGTTTGTATTGTTATCTCTTTAAACAACCTAGATCTAAAAATTATGGTGTTGATGCTTTCACGGTTAATGGATTTCGTGGATGGAAGGATGGGCGTGATTTGATTGATGCCCATTCTAATGGTATAGATCACAATAAGTCTAGAAGGGCTTATGAGGACTTTAAAAATCAAAGGCAAAGTGTGGCACATGTGATGAACCGTGGTGGTAAGAAGTCGGAGGAGGAATATAAAGGGCGGATGCTCATTATATTAGGAGTGATAAGGTTCCTTTTATTGCAAGCACATGCTTTTCGTGGACATGATGAATCCTCTAGCTCAGGCAATAAGGGGAACTTCTTAGAGATGGTAGAATGGTACAAAGCTAAGGATAAAAATGCGGCAAATTTGCTCCGTCACAAACAAATGACTTCACCAGAAATTCAGAAGGACATATGTAGAGCTTGTGCAGAGCTGACCACCAAAGCCATTCTAGCAGATCTTGGGGATAGGCCCTTTGCCATTCTTGTCGATGAGGCTCGAGATGCATCTATTAAGGAGCAAATGGCCGCCGTTTTGAGGTTAGTTTGTACTGTTTAGCTTGCTGTAATTATTTAAACTATAATGCCATCCTtgttgtttttaaattttaatgccATCCTTGCTGCTTTTCATGGCTGATGTAGGTATGTCAATGCACGAGGTGAAGTGATTGAGAGATTTCTTGGCATTGAAGAAGTTCCTGACACCTCATCATTGTCTCTAAAGAATACTTTGGATGGTATGTTTGCATCCCATGGATTGTCAATGTCTAGATTGCGTGGGCAAGGGTATGATGGGGCATCAAACATGAGGGGAGAATTTCATGGGTTGCAAAGACGGATATTAGATGAAAACCCATATGCTTTTTACATACATTGCTTTGCACACCAATTGCAATTAGTGGTTGTTTCTGTTGCCAAGTGTTGCTCTTCTATCTTTGAATTCTTTAACACCTCCACTTTGATTGTTAACAATGTCAATGCTTCTTgtaagagaagggatcaaatggCCCAACAGCACCATGAGCATCTTGTGAACCAATTGGAGAGGGGTGAGATTTTTTCAGGGAGAGGAAAACACCAAGAAACCAACCTTGCACGTCCAGGGGATACTCGATGGGGTTCGCATCATAAAACCTTGTGCCGAATTCTTCTCATGTGGGATTCTATTCTAGAGGTACTAGAGAATTTGGCTGAGGATACCACTAATGGGGACAAGAGATATGTGGCTTCAGGTTTGTTGAAACAGATGGAGAACTTTGAATTTGTGCTTGTTTTGCATATCATGATCCGCTTGTTAGGAAAAACTAATGATTTGTCTCTATGCTTGCAAAAGAAAGATCAGAACATTGTTCTTGCTGTAGGATTGATTGGGACAACATTGGAACAAGTTAGTGAGGTACGAGAGTATGGTTGGGAAGAACTATTTGAGGAGGTAAAGGCCTTTTGTCTCTTACATAATATCATTGTACCAAATATGGAGGACACATTAACTGTTAGGGGTCGCACAAGGGGACGAGGAGGGCAATTAGTGACTCACTATCACCATTTCAAGTATGAAATATTTAATGTGGTGCATGACCAGATTATTGTGGAAATGAATAATCGCTTTGCTGAAAGGTCTACTCAACTATTGAGATGCATTACTTGTCTAGATCCAAGGAATTCTTTTGCCAACTATGACAGATCCAAAATACTAGAGCTGGCTCAGATTTATAAAGATGACTTCTCCTCATATGACCTTTTATGCCTTACAGAACAAATTGACATATTCATTGGTGAAGTGAGaaatgattctaattttgctaatTGTCACAACCTTGGAGATCTTGCTATTAAGATGGTTCAATCTGAGAGACACATAGTTTTTCAATTGGTTTATCGTCTCGTTGTCTTAGCCTTGACTTTGCCAGTTGCGACCGCCACGGTTGAGAGAGCCTTTTCAGCTATGAAATTTGTCAAGAATGAGTTGAGGAGTAAGATGGAGGGTGAATGGTTGAATCATAGGATGATTTGTTATATTGAGCGAGATGTCTTTGCAAAGATCAAAGATGAAGATATTTTATATCACTTTCAAGAACTGAAGACTCGGATGAAAAAGTTACCTCCATTACCTCAAACTAGAGCAAGTGGTACGTTGCATACTTGCATTGATATTTTTCTACCTTCCTTGTCATGGTCGAATGATCAATTGTATTTTATGGATTACATTACTAATTTGTATGTATGTTCAGGTTCATATGATGCTCTTGATGAATATATGATAGGCGAGGCCAATCCAAACCATCATTAGTTAGGTAATTCTGTAACCACTTTCATGTTTCTATCAATTATGTTATGGATTTTAGTATGGAATTAAGATATAACCTAAACTTATTACTTATGTATTTATAAGCTAGTTTTGTTATCTATCGGTATTAGACCCGGTGCGGGCGGTATTTTTACCCGATGCGAGCGCCGAGCGCTATATACGCTTGGATAGCGGCCCTAGGCGTCAAAATTGAAAAGCTCCGCCACTGGATCCAGCATACTAAGAATGCAATAATCTGTATTTTTAGTGTAAATAACTATATTAGTGTTTTCACCCTGGTTTTGCAGTGGCAAAGTTGACCTAAATATATTGGTAATTGCTAAATGACTTACCTTAGGCTTGTTATGTACCACAGGAAACTGGTTTAGGGCCTCATTGGAATGCAAAATTCTTCTAGAAACGCAGGAATAAGAGAAACGTAGGAACAAACTGCCCCAAGGAATTAtataggaatttcacaggaatcggtTCATTTTTCACAGGAAAAAAGCAGGAACAGGAAAAAAATCCAGCGTTCCAAAGGGGTCCTGAACGTTGGGATGGAGCGCAGGAAAAACACAGGAAATCAGGGAGAGAGTGACACAAAGGAAACTTTCCATGAGGTTCAACCTCTTGGTaaaattcctccaaaattcctacGAAACAAGCCATTCCATAGGAATTTCATAGCATTTGTAAGAACCCAACCCTTTGTTCCAAAGAGGTTCACAGGAAATTTTTCTATAGGATCTCTAGAATTCCTCCATTTTTCCTTTGTTCCAAAGGGGGCCTATTTCTTTTACCCTTTCTCCTGCGCGTATAAAAGTGGCAGAGACGACACCTAAAAGATGTCCAACAGCAAAATATGACCATACGATTTGCCTGTCTTTTTTGGCATGGCTCAGTATGTTTGGCCCACTAAATTTCCTAAGTTCAAATGCTAGCATATCATTATTTATTACCAAGATATGAAAAGTCAGTTCTGTAATAAGAACGATAGTTACAAGGCAAAAAGGGAATAATAAGCCAAAAGAAAGGGAGAAATAATTTTGAAAAGGAAATGGAAAATAATAGTATGCATATGTATGGCACTGAACACCCACTTGCGATGAAATAAAAAATTCCAGAAATAATCACCTTGGAATCATTCTCGTCAAAGATTTCACCAACTATTTCTTCCACTACATCTTCTAGTGTTACAatctgcattttttttttttgccaaaagtCAGAGTAATTCCCGATGTCCCATGCAGTGATAAACATATGAAATTACGAACTGTTCTGATAAACATTTTCTGAACACAACAGGACTTAGTTGCTGCAAGAAATGGATAGATATCGCTACATGAAAGGGTAATTGCTCGAAGGCTGTACTTGCCAGGGGTATGTGTAAGACAAAGGAAGCTCATGGGTAGTAGCTTTGTCCAATCATTTGTAACTTTTACCAATGAGCATCAGTAATGAGAAAAACAGCATAAAGAATTATCCTTTCGGCAGCAAACATAATCAATTCATTGCTCATCAACTACTTCTGAAAACAGAAACTGTTGAACAAACTGTGAGCATAACTACTTCCTAAGAAACAATCTCTAATCTAAACTTGTGGAAAGTAATAATCTCTGCTGCATGGAGCATAACTAATCTCTATGTATGGGGTATATCTTAAAAGGAAACAAACCATGAACAACAGGGACTGGTACTGCAACAGATGAAAAGTGCCCCATTGCTGCAGTTACGTAAGCTGCGCAGCAAGATCACTTGAAGCATCACATCACATGCTTGTGCTAAAAACATGACCATTGTGGAACAAAAGCCAGTAGTGATGCCAATAAATGGCCATCAAAATGTCACCATGTACTGACTAGCATTCATCAATGGTTAGCCAAACTAACTAGCATGCTTGGAAGTTACAGCTAAAAATTGATTGGAGTTAACAATGTTGAACCTCATTGTGTGCCATAAGTCAAAATGGTCTCAATCAAGCAACTAGCCTTGGATGAAATGCATAACTAGAATCATTAAGTATAAAAAATGGGTTTCATAGGGACATACACCAATAGTTCCACCATATTCATTGAGGACCACAGCCATATGAACCTGCCTGATCCGGAACTCTCTTAATAGGTTCCAAACAGACATTGAATCTGCCAGATGAAACAGATCATATCATATGTTACATCCATGATGCATAGATGGGAGAAAACATGTGGCAGAAATGATTAATTGTTGTGGAAAAACATCCAACCCTATAACTACTGACAGATGCCTTCTTTTAGTTCATCATGATACTTGTATCCAACAATGTTACTAAAAATTACCTGGAACAAAGTATGTAGGCATATGTGCGATTTTCTTAACAGTGATTTCATTCAACTTCTCAACCTTCAAATGAAAAATACGCCTTTTACTTTCCCATTAGAGAAGCATCATGTAGAGCAAATAAGACTCACTGTGATTAAGTTTTACATTAAATGGTAAACAAGAGACATACCTCTTCAACATATTCAAGCATgtccattgcatatgcaattccAACAATATTATCTATGCGCTCCTCAAATACAGGAACTCTGGAAATAATAAACAGCAGCAGATGTCAGCGATAAGACTTGAAAATACACGCGACAATAATAGTTGACAATACCTAGAGTACTGATGAGTTTCCCACAACTTTTTGAAATCAATAAGTGTTGCAATAGCATCAATTGCAACTACGTCCACCAAAGGCGTCATTACTTCCCTCACCTGTGTATCTTTAATTTCCAGGACATTCTCAATCATATCCTGTTAAAAGACTCAGGTGTTGACTTTAGCTGATCAAGTAGAAAAGTGTCCTGCACAAGCAGGCACGGACTAGGAATTCATAATAGTGTAACACAGCTATAGGTTCTAGGGCCTAGAATCTAGGCACATAAATAACTATAtggttctttttctttctttttcattttcttttgtaTGTGTGAGTGGGCTATGCTATCACAAAACTACAGATTTAAGAAGTTTTATCACAGAATTATAGATTTAGTGTGTCCTTGTTTTTGAAAAACTAAAACTACACATTTAGTATTTCTATGCATTGCGAAAGTACTGATTTCATCAGCTAAAATCTGTAATTTGTGACAAATTGACACGATAAATCTGTAGTTTTAAATAGTTTCAACAATCTATCAGTACTTATGTATTTCCATGTTACAGTCTGACCTATCCACTTAACCCAATTCTTACGATGATTCTGAGGGAAAACTATGCAGAATGAATACCTGTGATCGAGAATAATGAATTCGAAAGTTGCCTGCAGGGGCAACAAATGGGATCACTTCCTAAAGATCAATGGGATTGCTATGGAAAGGTTCTGCAAAATACCTAAAGGATAACAGTAGCCAAAGTGTGCTAATAAACTATCAAGAGGCAAAATCCTAGTCTGCAACAGTATAATCTAACTAAAGCCTTTGGGGCCACACTGCCTGTCAAATTCTGGATATATGTGATGAGATGGTGTACAAACATTAAATTAGCAGTTAAAATCATGCAAAAATGTTAGTTACTATTTTCCTGAAATTTCGTTAGTTCACTCTTTATTTATGGAAGTATTCAGCTTTCGATATGATATAAAAATTGTAAGTAAAGGCTTGCGTAGATTGCACAGGATAACAAAATCTTGCTGTGTGGTACACAGAAACATAAAGAATAAAGAAGGAAATGTGCAGCACAATATATGGGCATCTCCA harbors:
- the LOC136520466 gene encoding uncharacterized protein, with the protein product MKRRTLKCFFSPAPTPIIQPVSQIQPSAEVRSKVVEGTQTFEEPVGVEEPPTAAAVEDPPGPSNANGLQNNPQPQVTRNGEDIVADPGLRIPIEQMDPNIRDAVRRAYISKGPCQPKGHAYPKRKIGNRNRSFQDAWFNHAWLEYSFVKDAAFCLYCYLFKQPRSKNYGVDAFTVNGFRGWKDGRDLIDAHSNGIDHNKSRRAYEDFKNQRQSVAHVMNRGGKKSEEEYKGRMLIILGVIRFLLLQAHAFRGHDESSSSGNKGNFLEMVEWYKAKDKNAANLLRHKQMTSPEIQKDICRACAELTTKAILADLGDRPFAILVDEARDASIKEQMAAVLRYVNARGEVIERFLGIEEVPDTSSLSLKNTLDGMFASHGLSMSRLRGQGYDGASNMRGEFHGLQRRILDENPYAFYIHCFAHQLQLVVVSVAKCCSSIFEFFNTSTLIVNNVNASCKRRDQMAQQHHEHLVNQLERGEIFSGRGKHQETNLARPGDTRWGSHHKTLCRILLMWDSILEVLENLAEDTTNGDKRYVASGLLKQMENFEFVLVLHIMIRLLGKTNDLSLCLQKKDQNIVLAVGLIGTTLEQVSEVREYGWEELFEEVKAFCLLHNIIVPNMEDTLTVRGRTRGRGGQLVTHYHHFKYEIFNVVHDQIIVEMNNRFAERSTQLLRCITCLDPRNSFANYDRSKILELAQIYKDDFSSYDLLCLTEQIDIFIGEVRNDSNFANCHNLGDLAIKMVQSERHIVFQLVYRLVVLALTLPVATATVERAFSAMKFVKNELRSKMEGEWLNHRMICYIERDVFAKIKDEDILYHFQELKTRMKKLPPLPQTRASGSYDALDEYMIGEANPNHH